Proteins encoded within one genomic window of Halocatena marina:
- a CDS encoding ABC transporter permease, which translates to MFEITRYETKRRMLGTGAITIVLAGLALLFFAIAPETISRGELSAIAETYPRSVQTAFGIAALGTIEGLLAVELYQFGWVFLLGLYFAHNGGSMIAGDVESDRMEMLLSAPVSRSKIVRERFLSLCITMLVINVVVGLIVYIGTILIGESLSLIDISAVHALSIPYLLVCAAIGLLFSVHSSKQSTSKWASTACLFGLFVLESLFGGTEHEWLAAISPTYYYDPTAILVHNTYDLTGALILFMTTVVLVSVGRLRFRQMDIR; encoded by the coding sequence ATGTTTGAGATCACGAGGTACGAAACGAAGCGACGAATGCTCGGGACGGGTGCGATTACGATCGTTCTCGCAGGGCTTGCACTGTTGTTTTTCGCAATCGCTCCGGAAACAATCAGCCGAGGTGAACTTTCGGCCATTGCCGAGACGTATCCGAGATCAGTGCAGACCGCGTTCGGGATTGCAGCACTCGGGACAATCGAAGGACTCCTCGCAGTAGAGTTGTATCAGTTCGGTTGGGTGTTCTTGCTTGGTCTGTACTTCGCTCACAACGGTGGCTCGATGATTGCCGGTGACGTCGAAAGCGATCGCATGGAAATGCTGTTGTCGGCACCCGTCTCGCGCTCGAAAATCGTCCGCGAACGGTTTCTCTCGCTGTGCATCACGATGCTCGTAATTAACGTCGTTGTTGGGCTCATTGTCTATATTGGGACTATACTGATCGGTGAATCTCTCTCGCTCATCGATATCAGCGCAGTGCACGCACTCTCGATCCCATACTTGCTCGTCTGTGCGGCGATTGGTCTACTGTTTTCGGTCCACTCGAGTAAACAGAGTACTTCCAAGTGGGCGAGCACGGCCTGTCTGTTCGGCCTGTTCGTGCTTGAATCACTTTTCGGTGGCACCGAGCACGAGTGGCTCGCTGCTATTAGCCCTACGTACTACTACGATCCAACGGCGATTCTGGTTCACAACACGTACGATCTGACTGGCGCACTGATCCTCTTTATGACAACTGTCGTGCTCGTGAGTGTGGGCCGACTGCGCTTCAGGCAGATGGATATCCGATAA
- a CDS encoding right-handed parallel beta-helix repeat-containing protein → MGTYIVRKRDSLQSVLNKSKRGDAVVVTDGYDATNDSWPVTIDTEIRIESNPHNRIAVPSAGEASFILDLNGSNRPPGITLVNMYVDANGADSAFRVQNARFCNFVGCLAENAAQHGYLLLNLNHPPNSNRFFYCDAHSNRGNGFFIDDRAHSTTFVGCRAVGNDGRGVWSQNNYASSWIGGGLERNGDQGAYIDGSEVFTLSDAYIEGNAQNTSDQVLFAKAQTATLAETYINGYDAPETNGVRFLESNNCSLRNIEYRDLSGLVVNDDSLNTDLHRDSHFSLDSTPFLVADTGEQTRNYGVLEPTDLSEVTGRYEGERGINNGTTGPFGLAIWNGSAWVSMLNGIAI, encoded by the coding sequence ATGGGAACGTACATCGTCCGCAAACGAGATTCGTTACAGTCGGTGTTGAACAAGTCTAAGAGAGGTGATGCCGTGGTCGTGACGGACGGATACGATGCAACGAATGATTCGTGGCCGGTGACGATCGATACGGAGATTCGCATCGAATCAAATCCCCACAACCGGATCGCCGTTCCCAGCGCAGGAGAGGCTTCGTTCATTCTCGATCTGAACGGATCGAACCGGCCGCCGGGCATTACCCTGGTGAATATGTACGTCGATGCGAACGGTGCCGATTCGGCCTTTCGAGTCCAGAACGCTCGGTTTTGCAACTTCGTCGGCTGTCTCGCAGAAAATGCAGCCCAGCACGGATATTTACTACTCAACCTCAATCACCCACCGAACAGTAACCGGTTTTTCTACTGTGACGCGCACTCGAATCGAGGGAATGGGTTCTTCATCGACGATCGCGCGCACAGCACGACGTTCGTTGGCTGTCGGGCGGTCGGGAACGACGGTCGGGGGGTCTGGTCACAGAATAATTACGCGAGTTCGTGGATCGGGGGCGGATTAGAGCGCAACGGCGATCAGGGTGCCTATATCGATGGGAGTGAGGTGTTCACGCTCTCAGACGCCTATATCGAGGGGAACGCCCAGAATACCTCTGATCAGGTCCTCTTTGCCAAGGCACAGACGGCGACGCTTGCCGAGACGTATATCAACGGCTATGACGCCCCCGAGACGAACGGCGTCCGCTTTCTGGAGTCGAACAACTGCTCGCTCCGGAATATCGAATATCGAGACCTGAGCGGACTGGTCGTGAACGACGACTCGCTCAATACGGATCTCCACCGCGATAGCCACTTTTCGCTCGACAGCACACCGTTTCTCGTCGCCGATACCGGCGAGCAGACGCGAAATTACGGCGTGCTCGAACCGACGGACCTCTCTGAAGTCACCGGTCGCTACGAAGGCGAGCGCGGCATCAACAACGGCACCACCGGTCCTTTCGGACTCGCGATCTGGAACGGCTCTGCGTGGGTGAGCATGCTGAACGGCATCGCTATCTGA
- a CDS encoding ABC transporter ATP-binding protein, which yields MAIIEADGLTKYYGETRGVEKLRFSVQEGEVFGLLGPDGAGKTTTVRTLMGLQVPTRGRATVLDYNTLDRRDRRAMKRDVGYLPSDPSFDEKVTGRQLLTHHASLKSEERMDELLELFALPLDQVIGKYSREDVQALAIVLAFMHDPDLVIMDEPTTGMDHLLRERFYGFLHTERERGTTIFLASNILNNVCKICDRVAIIRNGHLVGLEDTETLLDRGGKSVRVELSNPVDVDDFEFDGVHAIEIAQETEAVYSMNDDEDQFPADKARSDGHEDRQFVSQESENVDGSAVGQIIRPRTTVQFTYTGEYDALFEQFRDYTVTDLNIVEEPLEEIFTRCYGKRLGAVEDGGSDV from the coding sequence ATGGCGATCATCGAAGCGGACGGACTGACGAAGTACTACGGTGAGACGCGGGGTGTCGAGAAGCTCAGGTTCTCTGTTCAGGAGGGAGAAGTGTTCGGTCTTTTGGGTCCGGACGGAGCCGGGAAAACGACAACGGTTCGAACGTTAATGGGCCTTCAAGTACCGACACGCGGGAGAGCGACTGTTCTCGATTACAACACCTTGGACCGCCGAGACCGTAGAGCGATGAAACGGGATGTCGGATATCTTCCGAGCGATCCGTCGTTCGATGAGAAGGTCACTGGTCGGCAGCTACTCACGCATCACGCATCGCTCAAGAGCGAGGAACGAATGGACGAACTCCTCGAACTGTTCGCTCTCCCCCTCGATCAGGTGATCGGGAAGTACTCTCGTGAGGATGTACAGGCGTTAGCGATCGTTCTTGCATTCATGCACGATCCTGACCTTGTTATCATGGACGAACCAACGACGGGGATGGATCACCTGCTGCGAGAGCGATTCTACGGGTTCCTCCATACAGAGCGAGAACGAGGGACAACTATTTTCTTAGCCTCAAATATTCTCAACAATGTCTGCAAAATATGTGACCGAGTCGCTATCATACGAAATGGCCATCTCGTCGGACTCGAAGACACTGAAACATTGCTCGATCGCGGTGGAAAGTCAGTTCGGGTGGAACTCTCCAATCCGGTCGATGTGGATGACTTCGAATTTGACGGTGTCCATGCTATCGAAATCGCTCAAGAAACAGAGGCTGTGTATTCGATGAACGACGATGAAGACCAGTTCCCGGCGGATAAAGCTAGGAGTGACGGACATGAGGATCGACAGTTCGTGTCTCAGGAGAGTGAAAACGTGGATGGATCTGCTGTCGGTCAGATAATACGGCCTCGAACGACTGTGCAGTTCACGTACACCGGGGAGTATGACGCGCTTTTCGAACAGTTCCGTGACTATACGGTCACCGATCTGAACATCGTAGAGGAACCACTGGAAGAGATCTTCACCCGTTGTTATGGCAAACGACTCGGGGCGGTCGAGGACGGTGGTAGCGATGTTTGA
- a CDS encoding PQQ-binding-like beta-propeller repeat protein, producing the protein MGRDDVSRRGVIKGIGMVTGANLVGRGAASSTEPSNQAGAGGHSAVETAPRTWPQPGGTATKTGYRRGAKGPKSSVAFRWQHEAAARISGVVVADSTVYASDRTSLIALAAEDGAERWRMADSDLTSVSTPAVAETLVYVGCTQQGSHGRASARRSSVVALEAATGTEVWRFEPDRQAAAFCAPTVAGDIVYIIGRNFGAGTVGRLYALDSATGALLWTHETGRSGINGYEAPPVAVENETVYLAGDELAALEATTGDVRWAVDAGVTYRATGQNTPAVGDDYIYVGHGTETATTVEARRRTDGARVWTHTVQPSHQISAGQLNAQTGVWTGAAVDDATVYIGFNDRTPQPEGRARVLALGAETGTVQWQRVFNDSRVTVQTPAIADGTLYTGGAALALADGRIRWRLDAPTDDLTNAFAPPAVADETVYVGGTSLRAITGRL; encoded by the coding sequence ATGGGTAGAGACGACGTCAGCCGCCGGGGCGTCATAAAGGGGATTGGCATGGTTACAGGTGCCAACCTGGTGGGACGAGGAGCCGCCAGCAGCACGGAGCCGTCCAATCAGGCAGGCGCTGGCGGTCACTCGGCAGTTGAGACAGCCCCACGAACGTGGCCACAACCCGGGGGAACCGCGACCAAAACGGGCTATCGACGAGGGGCAAAGGGACCGAAATCGAGCGTCGCATTCCGCTGGCAGCACGAGGCGGCCGCCCGGATCTCGGGGGTCGTTGTGGCCGATTCGACCGTGTACGCGAGCGACCGCACCAGCCTCATCGCGCTCGCCGCTGAGGACGGAGCGGAGCGGTGGCGAATGGCCGATAGCGACCTCACATCCGTGAGCACGCCAGCCGTGGCTGAAACGCTCGTCTACGTGGGTTGCACACAGCAAGGCTCACACGGGCGTGCTTCGGCTCGGCGTAGCTCAGTGGTGGCGCTCGAAGCAGCGACCGGGACTGAGGTGTGGCGGTTCGAGCCGGACCGCCAGGCGGCGGCCTTTTGCGCACCGACAGTCGCTGGCGATATCGTGTATATTATCGGGCGAAACTTCGGGGCTGGCACCGTTGGCCGGCTCTATGCACTCGACAGCGCAACCGGTGCACTCCTCTGGACGCACGAGACGGGCCGTTCTGGCATCAACGGCTACGAAGCCCCTCCGGTGGCAGTCGAAAACGAGACCGTCTATCTCGCCGGCGATGAACTAGCCGCGCTCGAAGCAACGACCGGCGATGTCCGCTGGGCAGTCGATGCGGGCGTGACCTACCGGGCGACGGGTCAGAACACCCCAGCAGTCGGTGACGACTACATCTACGTCGGCCACGGAACCGAAACGGCGACGACGGTCGAAGCACGGCGACGCACCGACGGCGCACGCGTCTGGACCCACACCGTGCAGCCGTCTCACCAGATCTCTGCGGGACAACTGAACGCGCAAACGGGGGTATGGACCGGCGCTGCGGTGGACGATGCAACCGTCTACATCGGCTTTAACGACCGCACGCCACAGCCAGAGGGCCGCGCCCGCGTGCTCGCGCTCGGGGCCGAGACGGGGACCGTCCAGTGGCAGCGGGTGTTCAACGACAGCCGCGTCACCGTCCAGACGCCAGCCATTGCCGATGGCACCCTCTATACAGGCGGCGCTGCGCTTGCCCTCGCTGACGGGCGCATCCGCTGGCGGCTGGATGCGCCGACCGACGATCTGACGAACGCATTCGCCCCACCCGCAGTGGCCGACGAAACCGTCTACGTCGGGGGAACCTCACTGCGCGCGATCACCGGACGACTCTGA
- a CDS encoding TrmB family transcriptional regulator produces the protein MTEPMSPTEDDAISALQRLGLSKYEASVFVALQKLENGTASEVDRITDVPRSQVYGAAEHLEALGLIEVQQSNPIQYRSVDLDEARARLRARLDNEEQNAFEYLESVRGEHAEDSESQVDVWTSLGEATVSNRIVELVEMADDRILFGAAEETMLSDAIMDTLTTAAASGVEVTVVSENPAVCERFADADGIRTQVIHEDPMIEGHGGRVLTVDAETVLLSVLGSEELPDPDREAAIWSAGTGFATMLTGLIDRWFNYHLD, from the coding sequence ATGACTGAACCAATGTCACCAACCGAGGACGACGCTATCAGCGCGCTGCAGCGTCTGGGGCTCTCGAAATACGAAGCATCGGTGTTTGTCGCGCTACAAAAGCTCGAAAACGGTACCGCAAGTGAAGTAGACCGAATCACGGACGTTCCACGTTCGCAGGTGTACGGCGCTGCAGAGCATCTCGAAGCACTGGGGCTCATCGAAGTGCAACAGTCGAATCCGATTCAGTACCGATCAGTCGACCTCGATGAAGCGCGAGCGCGACTCCGCGCACGTCTTGACAACGAGGAACAGAACGCGTTCGAATACCTCGAATCGGTCCGCGGTGAACACGCAGAAGACAGTGAGTCACAAGTGGATGTCTGGACGAGTCTCGGTGAAGCGACGGTCAGTAACCGCATCGTTGAACTTGTTGAAATGGCTGACGATCGGATTCTGTTTGGAGCGGCCGAGGAAACGATGCTGAGTGATGCGATCATGGATACGCTCACTACAGCCGCTGCTTCTGGCGTTGAGGTGACCGTCGTTAGCGAGAATCCGGCGGTCTGTGAACGATTTGCTGATGCCGATGGCATCAGAACACAGGTGATCCATGAAGATCCGATGATCGAAGGACATGGTGGACGTGTCCTCACCGTCGATGCTGAGACCGTATTGCTCAGCGTTCTCGGCAGCGAAGAACTCCCCGATCCTGACCGAGAAGCAGCCATCTGGAGCGCCGGAACTGGCTTTGCAACGATGCTCACTGGATTAATCGACCGTTGGTTTAACTACCATCTCGATTGA